From the genome of Geminocystis herdmanii PCC 6308, one region includes:
- a CDS encoding cyclic nucleotide-binding domain-containing protein gives MVYTVSTVGEFISTIEPFKNLSPNTIQEISAQFQPLKYDMGQIMLVKEKIPPYIAIIYEGQARCIAYDPRNSTPVSVQLISNGSVIGWESLIRGFPCETAIASTPVVALTLERDKFLDLLKKHPSLKEYYQNQVGLIEIFELLGQQLLQRATGEGNLKELVKDTIIDSQVCNLSAGKARQ, from the coding sequence ATGGTCTATACAGTTAGCACCGTTGGAGAGTTTATCTCCACGATCGAACCCTTTAAAAATCTATCACCAAACACTATTCAAGAAATATCAGCACAATTTCAACCCCTTAAATATGACATGGGGCAAATTATGCTAGTTAAAGAAAAAATTCCCCCTTATATTGCCATAATTTACGAAGGTCAAGCTCGTTGTATCGCTTATGATCCTAGAAATAGTACCCCTGTTAGTGTTCAACTGATTAGTAACGGTAGTGTTATCGGTTGGGAGAGTTTAATTCGTGGTTTTCCCTGTGAAACTGCCATCGCATCTACTCCCGTTGTCGCCCTTACCTTAGAAAGAGACAAGTTTTTAGATTTATTAAAGAAACATCCTTCCCTCAAAGAATATTATCAAAATCAAGTAGGATTGATCGAAATATTTGAGTTACTAGGACAACAACTGTTACAACGAGCCACAGGAGAAGGTAATCTCAAGGAGTTAGTCAAGGATACGATTATTGATAGTCAAGTCTGTAATTTATCCGCAGGAAAGGCAAGACAGTAG
- a CDS encoding ATP-binding cassette domain-containing protein yields the protein MNSFSSSATVLATNPYIIVNNQGEISPYFELIKPNHILGRDPNFADFLVPPDWSVISRCQATIVKVDDNYYIYDGDRTNPSSNKLFINNSLITPHEGYLLNNGDTVRIGQNVNVLVTIQFFDPSKSFSSENVSKKSISLKQKSTVLGRDETANLQLIAPTVSRKHAVIEYQSNGKYILYDHSSNGVFVDDVKVDGKINLTSGSVIKIAPYTLVIQGDELLIADSGENIRLDAENILRVVKDKNGKSITLLNDISLPIEPGQLVALVGGSGAGKSTFMRTLLGIEPTTSGTVYLNGENLRNNFNIYRNQIGYVPQADIVHRDLRVEEVLRYTAQLRLPPDADIDAIIEKTLVDIEMVERRDVFVKNLSGGQLKRVSIGVELLVDPKLFFLDEPTSGLDPGLDKKMMQLLRKLADQGRTVILVTHATTNINLCDRLVFLGQGGNLCYFGNHEDAIKFFDLTTGDFADIYIQLDSKEAVFDTTNKFKNSQFYDEYITKKLGTDHQNKARIKPKKVKSNFLKQVLILCQRYYQLIMRDKTNLIISLLTAPIGIFLIDLAIRESEPFILPEEADPALAPLAQTVLFVFTSAAIWVGLATSLQEIVKENDIYLRERLVNLNLFAYLKSKIAVLSGLALAQTILMVGVILFAFSPPESETISWLAGVTITTFLSLFASMSLGLMISATVTNSTQANSALPLLLLPQIIFSGVLFKIEGIGKYLSWSMVSRWSVGAYGSLVNINNLVPEVKVLPDGTEIEAPFKITDVYDPDWSNLSLNWQILLLHSFIYISIAWFMQKRKDIL from the coding sequence ATGAATAGCTTTTCTAGTAGTGCAACGGTTTTGGCAACGAATCCTTATATTATTGTTAATAATCAAGGGGAAATTTCTCCTTATTTTGAGTTAATAAAACCGAACCATATTTTAGGACGAGATCCCAATTTTGCCGATTTTTTAGTACCCCCTGATTGGTCTGTTATTAGCCGTTGTCAAGCTACTATTGTTAAAGTTGATGATAATTATTATATCTATGACGGCGATCGAACTAATCCTAGTAGTAATAAATTATTTATTAATAATTCTTTAATTACTCCCCATGAAGGTTATCTTTTAAATAATGGTGATACCGTAAGAATTGGTCAAAATGTTAATGTTTTAGTTACTATTCAATTTTTTGATCCTAGTAAAAGTTTCTCTAGTGAAAATGTTAGCAAAAAATCTATTTCTTTAAAACAAAAATCTACTGTTTTAGGCAGAGATGAAACGGCAAATTTACAATTAATCGCCCCTACGGTTTCTCGTAAACACGCCGTTATCGAATATCAAAGTAATGGGAAATATATTTTATATGATCATAGTAGTAATGGGGTTTTTGTTGATGATGTCAAAGTTGATGGAAAAATCAATTTAACTTCAGGTTCAGTTATTAAAATTGCCCCCTATACTTTAGTTATTCAAGGGGATGAATTACTCATTGCCGATAGTGGCGAAAATATCCGTTTAGATGCGGAAAATATCTTACGAGTTGTTAAAGATAAAAATGGTAAATCTATTACTTTATTAAATGATATTTCCTTACCGATCGAACCGGGGCAATTAGTGGCTTTAGTGGGGGGAAGTGGTGCAGGAAAATCAACTTTTATGCGTACTTTATTAGGCATCGAACCTACCACTTCAGGCACGGTGTATTTAAACGGTGAAAACCTAAGAAATAACTTTAATATTTATCGTAATCAAATTGGTTATGTACCTCAAGCTGATATTGTTCATCGTGATTTAAGAGTAGAAGAAGTTTTACGTTATACAGCCCAGTTAAGATTGCCTCCTGATGCGGATATTGATGCCATTATCGAAAAAACTTTAGTGGATATTGAGATGGTAGAAAGGCGCGATGTTTTTGTAAAAAATTTGAGTGGTGGACAGTTAAAAAGGGTTTCGATCGGGGTAGAATTATTAGTTGATCCTAAGTTATTTTTCCTTGATGAACCTACTTCTGGATTAGATCCGGGATTGGATAAAAAGATGATGCAATTGCTAAGAAAGTTAGCAGATCAAGGAAGAACAGTTATTCTTGTTACCCATGCAACCACTAATATTAACCTGTGCGATCGACTTGTTTTTTTAGGACAAGGGGGAAATTTATGCTATTTTGGCAATCACGAAGATGCTATTAAATTTTTTGATTTAACTACTGGAGATTTTGCTGATATTTATATTCAATTAGATAGTAAAGAGGCAGTTTTTGACACAACTAATAAATTTAAAAATTCTCAATTTTATGATGAATATATCACTAAAAAATTAGGTACAGATCATCAAAATAAAGCCAGAATAAAACCGAAAAAAGTTAAAAGTAATTTTCTCAAACAAGTTTTAATTTTATGCCAAAGATATTACCAATTAATAATGAGAGATAAAACTAACTTAATTATCTCCTTATTAACAGCACCGATCGGCATATTTTTAATCGATTTAGCAATTAGAGAAAGTGAGCCTTTTATTTTACCAGAAGAAGCTGATCCAGCTTTAGCCCCTTTAGCTCAAACTGTCTTATTTGTCTTCACTTCGGCGGCAATTTGGGTTGGTTTAGCTACCTCCTTACAAGAAATAGTAAAAGAGAACGATATTTACCTCCGAGAAAGGTTAGTAAACCTCAATTTATTTGCCTATTTAAAATCAAAAATAGCTGTATTAAGTGGATTAGCATTAGCACAAACTATCTTGATGGTAGGAGTGATTTTATTTGCTTTTTCTCCACCAGAATCGGAAACAATTTCATGGTTAGCAGGGGTTACTATCACCACATTTTTAAGCCTTTTTGCGTCGATGTCTCTTGGTTTAATGATTTCGGCTACGGTTACAAACAGTACTCAAGCTAATAGTGCTTTACCTTTACTGTTGTTACCTCAAATCATCTTTTCGGGAGTGCTATTCAAGATAGAAGGTATTGGTAAATATTTATCATGGTCCATGGTGAGTCGTTGGTCTGTAGGTGCTTATGGCTCATTGGTGAATATCAATAATTTAGTACCTGAAGTAAAAGTGTTACCTGATGGCACAGAAATTGAAGCGCCTTTCAAAATTACCGATGTTTATGATCCCGATTGGAGTAACCTTAGTTTAAATTGGCAAATTCTCCTTCTTCATAGTTTTATTTATATCTCGATCGCTTGGTTTATGCAAAAGAGAAAAGATATTTTATAA
- the msrA gene encoding peptide-methionine (S)-S-oxide reductase MsrA, producing MFLFGLGDKKLTLPTKAEALPGRTTKMPIPKQHYVNGNPMNPPYPDTMEMAVFGMGCFWGAERKFWQLEKGIYITAVGYCAGLTPNPTYEEVCSGRTGHNEVVLVVFDRDTITYENLLKVFWENHDPTQGMRQGNDKGTQYRSGIYTYSDEQKNLAEKSKTLFQAELTKAGYGEITTEIISAPEFYYAEGYHQQYLAKNPNGYCGLGGTKVSCPM from the coding sequence ATGTTTTTATTCGGACTCGGAGACAAAAAATTAACCCTACCCACCAAAGCGGAAGCCTTACCCGGCAGAACTACAAAAATGCCGATTCCCAAACAGCATTACGTTAACGGTAATCCCATGAATCCCCCCTATCCTGACACCATGGAAATGGCAGTGTTTGGTATGGGCTGTTTTTGGGGGGCTGAACGCAAATTTTGGCAACTAGAAAAAGGCATCTATATCACTGCGGTAGGCTATTGTGCAGGTTTAACCCCCAATCCCACCTATGAAGAAGTTTGTAGCGGTAGAACAGGTCATAATGAAGTCGTATTAGTAGTGTTCGATCGAGATACCATCACCTATGAAAACCTCTTAAAAGTATTCTGGGAAAACCATGATCCCACCCAAGGAATGCGTCAAGGCAATGACAAAGGTACTCAATATCGATCGGGCATTTATACCTATTCTGATGAACAAAAAAACCTCGCCGAAAAATCTAAAACTCTTTTTCAAGCAGAGTTAACAAAAGCAGGTTATGGCGAAATTACCACAGAAATAATTTCTGCTCCTGAATTTTACTATGCTGAAGGCTATCATCAACAATACTTAGCTAAAAATCCTAACGGTTATTGTGGCTTAGGCGGTACAAAAGTTTCTTGCCCGATGTAG
- the guaA gene encoding glutamine-hydrolyzing GMP synthase encodes MIAILDFGSQYSELIARRIRETEVYSEVISYRTTAEKLREINPKGIILSGGPSSVYDDYAPLCDPEIWQLGIPVLGVCYGMQLMVKQLGGKVERAKRGEYGKASLHIDDPTDLLTNVEQNSTMWMSHGDSCTELPEGFKILAHTDNTPCAAIAQHQQKLFGVQFHPEVIHSEYGTALIRNFVYHICGCEPTWTTKTFVEESIKEIRARVGDKRVLLALSGGVDSSTLAFLLHEAIGDQLTCMFIDQGFMRKGEPERLVEIFDRQFHINVQYVNGRDRFLSLLEGVTDPEEKRRLIGHEFIQVFEEESNRLGPFDFLAQGTLYPDVIESADTNVDPKTGERVAVKIKSHHNVGGLPKNLRFKLVEPLRKLFKDEVRKVGRSIGLPEEIVSRHPFPGPGLAIRILGEVTAEKLNILRDADFVVRDEIKKWGMYHDFWQAFAVLLPVKSVGVMGDQRTYAFPIVLRLITSEDGMTADWAKPPYDLLEAMSNRIVNEVKGVNRVVYDITSKPPGTIEWE; translated from the coding sequence ATGATCGCCATTCTCGATTTCGGTTCGCAATATTCAGAATTAATTGCCCGTCGTATCCGAGAAACAGAAGTTTATTCTGAGGTTATTTCCTATCGTACCACCGCAGAAAAATTACGGGAAATCAATCCCAAAGGTATTATTCTTTCTGGAGGTCCTAGTTCAGTTTATGATGATTATGCACCCCTTTGTGATCCTGAAATTTGGCAATTAGGTATCCCCGTTTTAGGCGTATGCTATGGAATGCAGTTGATGGTTAAACAGTTGGGCGGTAAAGTAGAAAGGGCAAAAAGAGGCGAATATGGTAAGGCTTCTTTACATATCGATGATCCCACAGATTTACTTACCAACGTAGAGCAAAACTCGACGATGTGGATGAGTCACGGCGACTCTTGTACTGAACTTCCCGAAGGCTTTAAAATTCTTGCTCATACGGATAATACTCCTTGCGCAGCGATCGCCCAACATCAACAAAAACTTTTCGGTGTTCAATTTCATCCCGAAGTAATTCATTCGGAATATGGTACAGCCTTAATTCGTAATTTTGTCTATCATATTTGCGGTTGCGAACCCACATGGACAACGAAAACTTTTGTCGAAGAATCGATTAAAGAAATTCGTGCTAGGGTAGGCGATAAACGAGTTTTATTAGCCTTATCTGGTGGGGTGGATTCTTCAACCCTTGCTTTTTTACTTCATGAAGCCATCGGAGATCAACTTACTTGTATGTTTATTGATCAAGGATTCATGCGTAAAGGTGAACCAGAGAGGCTTGTAGAGATTTTCGATCGACAGTTCCACATCAACGTTCAATATGTGAATGGGCGCGATCGATTCCTCTCTCTGTTAGAAGGTGTAACCGATCCTGAAGAAAAACGCCGTTTAATTGGTCATGAATTCATCCAAGTATTTGAGGAAGAATCCAACCGTTTAGGTCCTTTTGATTTTCTGGCACAAGGCACATTATATCCCGATGTTATCGAATCAGCTGATACCAACGTTGATCCCAAAACAGGAGAAAGAGTCGCCGTCAAAATCAAAAGTCATCACAACGTAGGAGGCTTACCTAAAAATCTCCGTTTCAAATTAGTTGAACCATTACGCAAACTCTTTAAAGACGAAGTTCGCAAAGTTGGTCGATCGATCGGACTTCCCGAAGAAATTGTCTCTCGTCATCCCTTCCCCGGACCCGGTTTAGCCATCCGTATTTTAGGAGAAGTAACCGCCGAAAAACTCAATATATTGCGAGATGCGGACTTCGTTGTCCGAGATGAGATCAAAAAATGGGGAATGTACCATGATTTTTGGCAAGCGTTTGCTGTCTTGTTACCCGTTAAAAGTGTTGGCGTAATGGGAGATCAAAGAACCTATGCTTTTCCCATCGTGTTGCGTTTAATCACCAGTGAAGACGGCATGACAGCGGATTGGGCAAAACCTCCTTATGATTTATTAGAGGCTATGTCGAATCGTATCGTTAACGAAGTAAAAGGCGTTAACCGTGTGGTTTATGACATCACCTCCAAACCCCCCGGTACGATCGAATGGGAGTAA